The following coding sequences lie in one Spinacia oleracea cultivar Varoflay chromosome 1, BTI_SOV_V1, whole genome shotgun sequence genomic window:
- the LOC110800858 gene encoding xylan glycosyltransferase MUCI21, with product MVYFQKYYYKDHHQRQIRKLDETFGCDSKNIKEDLRLIKRVKSKLFHLLYLSFLSCSFIWLSQIFGFPFSFSCIHHGAENFSYEKLSVDPPIASSLSIGTLYCDRSHFRTDICFMKGDIRTNSSSSSIILYTQTNTKAAPLSDIPTKFEEYELEHETIKPYTRKWETSVMNTIDQIHLISKYKPISHHKCDVSHDVPAIFFSTGGYTGNVYHEFNDGIIPLYITSQQFNKEVIFVILEYHSWWYTKYQQVLAQLSNYRPIIFNSNSKTHCFQEAVVGLKIHDELTIDSSLSKANIIGFRNLLSRAFEAPKGLLVVNHYNKRPRMVLLSRRGSRGITNERALVKLAQKIGFDVLILKPNRKTELATIYKAISNSDVMFGVHGAAMTHFLFLNPNCTLVQVIPLGTEWPSETYYGQPAKNMGLKYIGYKIHPRESSLYYKYDKDDPILRDPNSVNKKGWEFTKKVYLDDQNVRLDLRRVQKLLLRVHDDYFTK from the exons ATGGTATATTTTCAAAAGTATTACTATAAAGATCATCATCAACGTCAAATTCGAAAACTTGATGAAACATTTGGGTGTGATAGTAAGAATATCAAGGAAGATTTAAGGCTGATCAAAAGAGTCAAATCTAAGCTTTTTCATCTCCTCTACCTCTCTTTCCTCTCTTGCAGCTTCATCTGGCTGTCTCAGATTTTCGGGTTCCCATTTTCGTTCTCTTGTATTCATC ATGGAGCAGAAAATTTTTCGTACGAGAAATTGAGTGTAGATCCTCCTATTGCATCCTCTCTCTCCATTG GAACATTATATTGTGATCGAAGCCATTTTCGAACGGACATATGTTTCATGAAAGGAGATATTAGAACAAATTCTTCTTCCTCTTCAATCATCCTATACACACAAACGAACACGAAAGCCGCCCCTCTAAGTGACATCCCAACAAAATTCGAGGAATACGAGCTAGAACATGAAACCATCAAGCCTTACACCCGAAAATGGGAGACGAGTGTAATGAACACAATTGACCAAATACACCTTATCTCAAAATACAAACCCATTTCCCATCACAAATGTGACGTTAGTCATGACGTTCCGGCCATTTTCTTCTCAACCGGAGGTTATACGGGCAATGTGTACCATGAATTTAATGATGGCATAATCCCTTTGTATATAACTTCTCAACAGTTCAACAAAGAAGTCATCTTTGTTATACTTGAATACCATTCTTGGTGGTACACAAAGTACCAACAAGTCCTTGCACAACTCTCCAACTATCGTCCTATCATTTTCAATTCAAATTCCAAGACACATTGCTTTCAAGAAGCCGTTGTTGGACTTAAAATTCATGACGAGCTCACAATCGATTCATCGTTGAGTAAAGCCAACATCATAGGCTTTCGAAATCTTCTAAGCCGAGCTTTCGAGGCACCAAAGGGTTTACTTGTAGTGAATCATTACAACAAGAGGCCAAGGATGGTCTTGTTGTCACGAAGAGGGTCGAGAGGCATAACTAACGAGCGTGCACTCGTAAAACTAGCACAAAAAATCGGATTCGACGTACTAATATTAAAGCCTAATCGAAAAACCGAACTTGCTACAATATACAAGGCTATAAGTAATAGTGATGTTATGTTTGGAGTTCATGGTGCTGCTATGACACATTTTCTGTTTCTTAACCCTAATTGCACCTTAGTTCAAGTTATTCCCCTAGGAACCGAATGGCCATCCGAGACTTATTACGGGCAACCCGCCAAAAATATGGGATTAAAGTACAttgggtacaaaattcatcctaGAGAGAGCTCATTGTACTACAAATATGATAAAGATGATCCTATTTTGAGAGATCCAAATAGTGTAAATAAaaaggggtgggagtttactaAGAAGGTTTATCTAGATGATCAAAATGTGAGATTGGACCTCAGAAGGGTTCAAAAGTTGTTACTTCGTGTACATGATGATTACTTCACCAAGTAA
- the LOC130464142 gene encoding protein FAR1-RELATED SEQUENCE 5-like, with protein sequence MAVDKNSSAHNEPTDDVKSVAPSNDEYDDNSGGVDLENLPENFIAPEAKGFGARNKAAVRRKLDGKFTSKNLMCSREGARQLKYLENPNRKRPSRPETRCGCQAVIKFKWNPSDDSWFVRDFVGVHDHELVSPSEVRFIRSHRSLSDADKLRIKALINSGVSPAVTMRNLVQQAGGPEKLPFLKKDLYNACQRTQKEDIPDGDTEAVFSYLLGKQNTDPGFFLKYTRDEDNALDILFWCDGTSRNDYRAFGNVIAFDTTYKVNAYHKPLVVIVGVNHHMQSVVFAVSLVSHEKEETFKWILEQLTEAGDNVAPHTVLTDGDKAMANAISVVFPKAVHRLCLWHLMRNVKEHSSKTFCSGFMKCVDRCRTPTEFEQA encoded by the exons ATGGCTGTGGATAAAAATTCTAGCGCACACAATGAACCGACTGATGACGTGAAATCAGTAGCACCCTCCAACGATGAGTATGATGATAATTCTGGTGGTGTAGACCTCGAAAATCTTCCTGAAAACTTCATTGCCCCTGAA GCAAAAGGTTTCGGAGCACGAAACAAAGCAGCTGTAAGGAGAAAATTGGATGGTAAATTCACATCAAAAAACCTGATGTGCAGTAGGGAAGGTGCACGCCAGCTAAAGTACTTGGAAAACCCAAATAGGAAGCGCCCGTCAAGACCGGAAACTAGATGTGGGTGCCAAGCTGTAatcaagttcaagtggaatcCAAGTGACGACTCTTGGTTCGTGAGAGACTTTGTTGGGGTCCATGATCATGAGCTTGTCTCCCCAAGTGAAGTCCGATTTATAAG aagCCATAGAAGTCTTTCAGATGCTGACAAGCTCCGTATCAAGGCATTGATCAATTCTGGGGTATCTCCTGCCGTGACAATGAGGAATCTGGTTCAACAAGCCGGTGGTCCTGAAAAACTACCTTTCCTTAAAAAGGACTTGTACAATGCTTGTCAAAGAACTCAGAAGGAAGATATTCCAGATGGGGACACGGAGGCCGTGTTTTCATACCTGCTCGGGAAACAGAATACTGACCCTGGGTTTTTCTTGAAATATACACGAGACGAAGATAATGCTCTGGATATACTCTTTTGGTGTGACGGGACGTCCCGTAATGATTACAGAGCATTTGGCAACGTCATTGCCTTTGACACCACATACAAAGTAAATGCGTACCACAAGCCGCTTGTGGTGATTGTCGGTGTAAATCACCACATGCAAAGTGTTGTTTTTGCTGTTTCTCTAGTTAGCCATGAAAAGGAGGAGACATTCAAGTGGATATTGGAGCAGTTGACTGAAGCAGGGGATAACGTCGCTCCTCACACTGTTTTGACTGACGGGGACAAGGCAATGGCAAATGCTATATCAGTTGTTTTCCCGAAGGCAGTACACAGGCTGTGTTTGTGGCATTTAATGAGGAATGTAAAAGAACATAGCTCAAAAACGTTTTGTAGTGGTTTCATGAAATGTGTTGACAGATGTCGTACGCCCACCGAGTTTGAGCAGGCTTAG